ACCGAATCGCCAGTGACCAGCCTGGCCGTGGATGCCGCACGGGGTCTGCTGGCGAGCGGACACGACGATGGGCGGGTAACGTTGTGGCGAATCCGGGATGGCCGGAGTCTGGAGCGTGAAGGCCAGAGGCGGCTGCACAGCCGGCGGGTGCGCGGTCTGGCCTGGCATCCAGTGCGGCTCGAACTGGCCACGAGCGGCAGTGATGGTCGGGTGATGCTCTGGCGCCTGCCCGGGGATGTGGTTGAGTTGCCGCCACCCTCGACCTATTCCCGCTCCCTGGCCTATAGCCGCGATGGCCGCGCCCTGTTCGGCAGCGGCTGGTTCCGCCTGTTTCGCTGGGAGTTGGAGGGACGCACGCTGCGCGAGCTCCCCACCGCGCACAGAGGCATCATCAATTCCATCGGTTTCGGCGGCGAGGATCGCTATCTGGCCAGTATCAGCCGGCAGACGGACAGCGCGGTCTATTTCCTGGATCCGGAGACCGGTGCGGTCATCAAGCGCTTTCAGCGCCATGAATTGTGCGGGGGATTCGTGGCGGTTTCGCCTTATGGCCGTTACCTGGCCACTACGAGCGATGATGCCAGTGTGAGGATCTGGGATCTGCGGCAGGCGCCGCAGTCCGCCGGGGGCAGGGGGGACTGACGGGCCCGTATGTGACGGTCGACAGCGGCGGCACCCGCTAGCGCGGCGTCACGAAGATCTTCATGATCCGGGCCGCGAGTTCCCCGTCGGCGGTGATGGCGGCGGTCCATTTGGGCAGCGCCTGGGCGAACCAGATCAGGAACACGACCAGGATGATCTTCCTGCCCCTGGGCAGCCGCGCGAACCAGGTGCGCAAGGCCGGGCTGTATCTGTGCGGTTCCTGTTCCTGCATGCGGGCGAGCCGGAATGTGAGGAATAACCAGGCATCGATTGCTGGTCTTTGTATAGTAGGAAAACTCTGATTATTCCTCATCCCGTCATTCCCGCGAAAGCGGGAACCAGGGATTTCAGGGGTATGACGAATTAATCAGGGGGTTCCTCAGGGGGCTCCTGCCGGATCGTCATTGCGGGGAGAGAAGTCATACTGTGGCCTCCGACCGCAGATTCTGTACTACGAGGTTGTTGCCTTGCTCAGGCCTGCCCGGGAATCTCCGCCGGGTAGAAGTCAGGATATTTTACAGGCGCTTTCCATGTCGGCCCGTCCGGCTGCGCAATATCTTGTTTTTCTGACGAGTCGTTCGGCATGGCATAAAACCTGCTAACACATACTTGAGATGATTGGAAAGAGACTGAGGCCACGATCATGAATCCATGTGAATCGGTGAGACCCCGAACCGGCGCCACGGCTGCCGGCAGATGTCTGCTGTGTGCGGCCGTGCTGGCGGGCCTGGCGTCCTACAGTACCCTGTCGCAGGCGGCGTTCATCCTCGAAATCGACACCGACGGTCTGGATGACGGGGCGGTGAACTACAACTCCGGGTTCAGCTACGGGGGCGATACGACGACCGCGTCATCGAGTGTCTCTTCGGCGGCCTACGGCGCCAGTGGTGGCGACAGCATCTTCGGCGGTGACGGCGTGTTCGATCCGGACACCTATCTTTACAGCTACACCCCCGGCACCACGCCTGACAACCTCGTGATCCCGGCCGGAACCGATCTGGGCGGAGGATATCTTGCCAGCGGCCTGGTCGGCGGCGGTGCCGGGACCTACCGCGTCTATGCCACCTGGCCATTCACCACCAATGTCAGCGGCGGCGATACCCGTTACACCATCTCCACCAGCGGTGCACCTGACCTGGTGGTCGAACTGGATCAGAACAACCTGGGCGATGAATGGATATTCCTGGGGGATATCAGCTACACCGATCTGCTGGCCCCGATCACCGTAACCCAGCAGAGTCAGTCGAACACCTTCGTTTCCATGCGTGCGTACGGCCTGCTGTTCGAGCAGATCACGCCGCGGTCGACGATCCCCGAGCCCACAACATTCGCCCTGTTCGGGTTGGGGCTGCTCGCGCTCGCCTTCCGGCAGCGGGGGCGGCTCAGGGGGTAGCGGCTTCGGGCCTGGATGAAGCTCCGCCACGTTCCCGGCGGCGCGGGATTGTCGTGGGCTTGTCATGCGGCGGCCAGTGCTTCCGGGTGCATGAGAAGCTCAGGTGATCGTGTCCATCACCAGAATTCGCTTTCCCGTCTCGACGTTCCGGATTAAATACTCCTCACCCTGTTCTGCAGGGGCGTTCGTTCCCAACCACCGAGCCAATGAGGGGAAATACCATGTTGCGTCACACCATCACTGCCATTGGGCTGGCAGCATCGTGCGGCAGCGCTGCCGCCAGCGTCGAGTATCCGGCCTGGCCCGCGGATGCCAAGGATGACAAGGACAGCCGGGTGGTCGCCTTCTACCAGGCCCGCTGTACCGACTGGGCCAACGACAACGGCCATCAGGGCGAGGCCCGGCAGCAGTATATGGCCTTCTGCATGCAGCAGATGCCGGTACTGCGGCCGGTCGGGCTCGAGGACTGAGCAGCAGATCCGGGCGCCAGGGACGGCGCTGTCTGAGCCGGTGAGACTATGGGTTGGCTTCCGGCGCCCCGGCCGCCGGTTCCGGGCGATCGGCCTTCTCCCTGACCCATTCCGAGGCGGCGGTCGCCCCGTCGCGGGTCGCGTCCCAGGCCTGGCGGGATTTCTCGCGGGTCCAGTCAGCGGTTGCGCCGGCGACTTCCCTGGTTTTTTCCCAGCCCTGCCCGGCCTTCTCGCGGGTGACTTCGACGGCGTGACCGATACCGTCGCGCGTCGCATCCCAGCCGCGGCTGACCGACTTGCTCACGGACGTCACGACCCCGTTGCGGTTATCCGATTCGGCGGACGGGGACGGCTGGGCCGCAGCAGCCACGCTGAGGCCGAGGAGCAGGGTGACGAGCAGAGGGCGAATCCTTCGGGGCATGATATTCTCCTGATCGGCGTTGCCAGCGCGAAGCTTAGGCCAGTGCGCCCGATGCCGCTGCGATACAGGTCCCATTTCCGGCATTCCGGCGCGGCAGGGGCGATGTGTATTGATCATGGGATATGAGTCCCGGTTCTCTCATAACAATTATATATGACTTCTTGTATGGGCGTGCCTGCCGCATCGGCTCGTATTGAGATGATTCCGGGATGCAATTGCTATCCGTCCTGTTTGTAAGCTACCTTCAGGGTGAGGGCGTACTTAATCGGGGCAGGAATGAGACTGAGAATACACCACGCATCAGTGTTTGCAATGTGCATGCTGCTTGGTGCCTGTGACCGACCCGGCCAACCCGGCTACGAGCCCGACTACGGATCCGAGCCTGAAGCCGTACGCCCGGAGTACCTCTTCGGCGTTCATCCTCAACGCAATCCCGCCAAGCTGCACGCAGTCTTCGGCCCGTTGGTGGAATATCTCAATGCCCGGATTCCCGAGGTGCGTTTCGTCTTCGAGGCCTCCCGCCATTACGACAGCTTCGATGAAAAGATCGCCGCCCGCCATTTCGCCTTTCTGTTGCCCAACCCCTACGAAACCCTGCTGGCGATCGATCAGGGCTACCGGGTGTTCGCCAAGATGGGCCGGGACACGGACCTGCGCGGCCTGATCCTGGTGCGGCGCGACAGCGACATCCGCGAGGTCGCCGATCTCCGGGGCAGGACGGTCAGCTTCCCCGCTCCGACCGCGCTGGCGGCCACCATGCTGCCTCAATATTTTCTCTATAACCGCGGGCTGGACCCGCACCGTGACATAGAGGTGCGCTATGTCGGCTCGATGGAGTCCTCGCTGCTGAATATCCAGCGCGGCAATGTGGCCGCCGGCACCGTCTATCCGCCGGCCTGGCGGATGTTTCTCAAGGAGCGCCCGGACCTGGCCGACGATCTGATGATATTGTGGGAGACGGAATTCCTGCCGGACAATTCGGTCATGGCACGGGACGATGTGCCGCCGGAGCTGGTGGCACGGGTGGCGCAGGCACTGCTCGCAATGCAGGAAGAGCCCGCCGGGCGGGAGGTCCTGGCGAGCATGGATACCCCTCGTTTCGAGGCCGCGGACAACGCAACATACGATCCTGTGAGAGACTTCATGCAACGCTATCGCGAGGCCTTCGGGTCACAGGAATAACAACACAAGGGACTTTATGCCGAGCAGATTAGCAAACCGGATGCGGCGCTTCTGGAGCCGCTCGATCCGCCGGCAGCTGATGCTCGGGATCGCCCTGGTGCATGCGGTGCTGATGAGCATTTTCGTGCTGGATCTGGTCGAGCGGCAGCGCCAGTTCCTGGCGGAGCAGAGCATTGCCCAGGCCAGCGGCCTGGCCAAGACACTGGCCGCCAACAGCGCCTCCTGGGTGTTGTCCAGCGACCTGGAGGGCCTCAATGAGGTACTGCAGTCCCAGGCCAGTTATCCGGGCCTGCGCTACGCCATGGTGGTCAGGCCGCACGGCCGGGTCGTGGCGCACACCGACCGCAGCAAGGCGGGGCTGTATCTGCAGGATCGATTGAGCCGGTCGCTGTTCGACGACCGGCCCGAACCGCGGCTGCTGCTGGCCAACCGTGAACTGGTGGACACCGCGTATCCCATCGTTGCCAACGGCGAACTGGTGGGCTGGGCCCGGGTCGGCATCAGCCAGAGTGCCATTACGGCCGGACTGTGGGGGATCACCCGCGACGGTATCCTGTATACGCTGGTGGCGATTCTGGTCGGCTCGGTGTTCGCGTTTCTGATGGCGCGCGGCCTGACCCAGGGCCTGCAGCGGCTGGTCGTGGTGGCCGACGGTATCCGCGAGGGTCGCCGCGATATGCGCGCCGAGAGCGCCCGCCAGGACGAGATCGGCCAGCTGGCGAAGAACCTCAATCAGATGCTGGATGCGCTGGCTCAGCGGGAGCGGGATCTGAGCGCGGCCCAGGCCGATGTACAGCATCTCGCCACCCGCGACACCCTGACCCAGCTGCCCAATCGCCTGCTGCTGATGGATCGGCTGGGACAGGCGATCCTGACCGCGCAGCGCGAGCACCATACGCTGGCATTGCTGGTGATCGATCTGGACCGGTTCAAGACCATCAATGACTCGCTTGGACACCACATCGGTGATCAGCTGATCCAGCAGGTCGCCGGGCGACTGTCGAACTGCATCGGTGCGGGCGATACCCTGGCGCGGCTGGGCGGTGACGAGTTCGTCGTTGTGCGCAGCGAAATCGCGCAGCCGGGCGAGGCCGGACACCTGGCCCAGCGGATCAACGAGGAACTGCGCCAGCCCTACTGGATCGAAGGCCACGAACTGAACAGTTCCTGCAGTATCGGCATCAGCATCTATCCCGACGACGGCAACGATGCCCAGACCCTGCTGCGCAACGCCGACACCGCCATGTATCACGCCAAGGAAGGCGGCCGCGGTGATTTCGAGTTCTTCTCCAGCGACATGAACCGGCGTGCGGTGCAGCGCCTGAAGCTGGAAAACGAGTTGCGCAATGCCCTGCTGCGCGATGAATTCCGGCTGCTCTACCAGCCGCAGGTGGACATGCGCAGCGGCCAGGTGGTGGGTGCGGAATCCCTCATCCGCTGGCATCACCCGGAAATGGGCATCGTCGCGCCGACGGACTTCATACCCGTCGCCGAGGACACCGGGCTGATCCGGGACATCGGCGCCTGGGTGCTGCGCGAGGCCTGCCGGCAGCAGTTGCGCTGGTGCGCCGCCGGACTGCCGCCGCTGCGCATTGCGGTGAACCTGTCCGTGCGCCAGGTCGAGCCGGGGCTGGTCGATCTGGTGTCCCGGGTGCTGTCCGATACCGGGCTGGATGCGCGTTACCTCGACCTGGAGATCACCGAAAGCCTGTTGATGCACAATCTCAACGCAAATATCGCCGTTCTGCGCCAGGTCAGTGCCTGCGGCGCGCAGATCTCCATGGACGATTTCGGTACCGGCTATTCCTCGCTGAGCTCGCTCAAGCTGTTCCCGGTGCAGACGCTGAAGATCGACCGCAGCTTCGTACGTGATCTGGTGGATGATCAGGATGATGCCAATATTGTGCGCAGTATCGTCGCCATGGCCCACAGCCTGGGTCTGCGCATCATTGCCGAGGGGGTGGAGAACGAAGACCAGCTGGGCTACCTGCGCGAACTCGGCTGTGACGAATACCAGGGCTACCTGTTCAGTCGTCCGGTGACGGCGGCGGAGTTCCAGACGCTGTTCGCTGGCAGGGCGGAAGGTTCGGCATGAAGGCAGGGGGCGGGTACGGGCGACTGATACGCTGACGGACAGATTTTACATTTCAGAACAAAAATACTGTTGCCCGGCGCCGGGATTACGTGTAATGGAAGCAACATCAGCTGTTTTCTGGCGATTCATGCCATAGTTGAACGGATAAAGTGGCGCATCAAATCGGGGAGGGCATATTGAGCGTGGCCGAGGCCGTCCGGGGCAGCCGGCGGGTGAACAACGCCGGCACGGTGCTGGTGACCGGCGTACTACTGGTCCTGTTTGCCGCCGGCAATTACCTGTTGCCGCTGAGCCAGGCACAAGTCCACTGGTGGGCCAACGCATTCTGGACCCTGGGTTCGCTGCTGACGGGGCTGAAATGCCTCGCGGCGGCGCGCGGCGGCGCCGGCCCCATGCGCCGGGCCTGGCTGTTCTTCGCCCTGGCCTGTCTGTCCTGGTTCGCGGGGATGCTGGTCTGGGATTACCAGGAACTGCTGCTGGGGCGCTATACCCCCTTCCCCTACTGGTCGGACATCGGTTTTCTCGGCTTCGGCGTACTGATGGCCATCGGGCTGCTGTTCTACAATGCAGCCAGTTCGCGGATGCCGGTCGGGCTGCTGGAGTTGAGTCAGCTCGGCATCTTCGTCTCCAGCATCCTCATCATCCACCTGGCGGTGTTCGCTGAACCGATCCGCAGGCTTTCCGATCAGCCCGTTGTTCTGTCAGTCGCGCTGGCCTATCCGGTCATCTACATGGCGCTGTTCGTCTATGCGCTGGCCGTGCTGTGGGGCCGCATGGAAGGCAGGGTGCGTCGCAATATGGGGTACGTCATCGCCGCGATCGCAACGCACGCGACCGTCAATACCCTGTATGCCTACAGCCTGCTCGATGCCGCCTATGCCGCGGGGCATATCCTGGATATATTCTGGCTGCTGGGCTTCGGCCTGCTCTATATTGCGGCAGTGGACTTCGGAAGCAACCGGGAGGGGGCGGTCCCTCCCATGTCGCTGCGCCGACAGGTCACGCGTCAGGATCGGATGGTGCCGGTGCTCGCGCTGGTACTGACCTTCCTTGCCCTGCTGCTGTCCTATCCCGAACTCGATGCCAGGAATTTCCAGCAGCTGCTGATTATGGTGCTGATCCTGCTCGTGTTCGTGGCCCTGCGCGAGTGGGCCAGCAACGCGCTCGTGCTCAGGCATATCCAGGAGGTCGAGACTTCAGAGGCGAACCTGAGGCGCTTTTTCGCCATCTCACCGGCGATGGTGTCGATAACACGTGCCGTGGACGGCGCCTTTTACGATGTCAACGAGGCCTTCTGCGTTGCCTGCGGCTATGCCCGCGAGGAACTGCTCGGAAAAAGCGTGGCTGAACTCGGGCTCTGGCCGGATGCCGATCGGCGCGACAGCATCGTCAATGAGGTCATGGCGAAGGACAGGGTGGAGGGGCTGGATGTAAGGATGCGCACGCGCGCCGGCGAGGACCGCGAACTGCTGGTTTCCATCGTGCGCATCAGCCTGAATGACGATGCCTATCTGCTCTCCACTGCGGTCGATGTGACTGACCGCCGGCGGGCCGAGGCCGAGATGAGCAAGCTCTCCAGCGCGCTGGAGCAGACCGCCGATATGGTCATGATCACCGACCGCAGCGGGGTGGCCGAGTACGTCAATCCGGCCTTCGAGCAGGTCACCGGCTATACCCGCGACACGATCCTCGGCAGCACGCCGCGGCTGCTCAAGTCCGGCAAGCAGGGGGGAAGCTTCTACCAGGCGCTGTGGGGGCAGATACTCGCGGGGGAAGTGTTCAATGATGTCCTGGTCAACAAGCGCAACGACGGTTCCCTGTTCTATGAACAGAAATCCATCGCCCCGCTGCGTGACAACGACGGGCGCATCACTCATTTCATCTCCACCGGCCGTGATATCAGCGAGCGCATGCAGGTCGAGGAGCGGCTGCGCTTCCTTGCTCATCACGACACCCTGACCGAGTTGCCCAATCGTACCCTGCTGCTGGAGCGGCTCGGCCGCAGCCTGGCGGCGGCGCGTGCTGCCGGGCGGCTGCTGTGCGTGCTGTTCCTGGATCTGGACCGTTTCAAATTCGTCAATGACACCCTGGGCCACGAGGCCGGCGATACGCTGCTGCGACAGCTGGGCGGCCGGCTGATGCGGGCCCTGCGGGCCCATGACAGCATCGCCCGCTTCGGTGGTGATGAATTCGTCATCGTGGCCGAGAACATCGACAATGTCGGCGAGGCCAGGCAGCTGGCCGAGCGCCTGCTGGCCGTGTTCAGGCAGCCCTTCATGATCGACGACAACTCCCTCAACGTGGCGGCGAGTGTGGGGATCGGGCTGTTTCCCTACGATGGCGAAGATGCCGGCACCCTGCTCCGCCACGCCGATGCCGCCATGTACCGGGCCAAGGAGAGGGGCGGCAACACCTATGAGTTCTATGCCGAAGAAATCGGCGCGCACGCCGAGAAACGGCTGCTGCTGGAGAACGAGCTCAGGCGGGCGCTGAACCGGGATGAGTTCGTGCTGCACTACCAGCCGCAGGTGGATAGCGCCACCGGCCGCCCCTGCGGCTTCGAGGCCCTGATCCGCTGGCAGCATCCGGAGCGGGGACTGGTGCCTCCGGGGGATTTCATTCCCATCCTGGAGGAGACGGGGATGATCGTCGAGGTCGGGGACTGGGTCCTGCAGACCGCGCTTCGCCAGCTGGCCGACTGGCACCGCCGGGGCTGGGACGGACTGACCATGGCGGTGAACCTGTCCAGCCGGCAGTTCGAGCGCAGCGGCCTGCCGGAGACGCTGGAGCGTGCGCTGAATGAACACGGACTGGACCCGGGCGTGCTGGAACTGGAGATCACGGAAGGGACGCTGATGCAGGACGTGGCCTCCACCACCTTCACCCTGCAGCAGCTCAGCCGCAGCGGCTTCGGCATCGCGCTGGATGATTTCGGCACCGGCTATTCATCGCTCAGCTATCTGAGTAAGTTTCCCTTTACCACCCTGAAGATCGACCGTGCCTTCGTGCGCGACATCCCGGGTGATCCCGATCACACGGCCATCACCCGTGCCATCGTGGCGATGGGGCAGGGCCTGCGATTGCGGCTGGTCGCTGAGGGTGTGGAGACGGAGGAGCAGCGTGCCTTCCTGAACGGGCTGGGCTGCAGCCTGATGCAGGGCTATCTGTACAGCCGGCCGCTGTCAGCGGCTGCGGCAACGGCCTGGCTGGCCGACTCGGTCTGAATTGTGTCGGCACGGAGCCCCGGCGCCGGCATCCGGACAGCCCGTGGCTGTATCTGGCCTGTAACCCGGACAAGACTCGCATGAATCAAACCAGGCATTCCGATTCCCCCGCACCGGCGCTGACCCGGTTCGTTACGGGCTACGCGCGCCTGCTTGCAGGGATACTTGCGCTGGCGCCGTTGCTGGCGGTTGCCTACATACACTACCAGCAGGACCCGGTCAGGGTGTTCGAGCACCACAGCTTCCATGTCGGCGCCATCGGCATTGCCATCCTTCTGGGGGCCTTCATCAGTTATGTGACCTGGCGCTGCTATATGGCCAGCGGCGAGCGACTGCTGCGCTGGCTGGCGCTGGGCCTGCTCGGATTCACGCTGGTGTATGCGCCGCACGGGTTTCTGACCCACTTCGCCGCCGACAACCCCTGGCTGTTTCTGCTCTATGGCCCGGTCTCCAGGCTGATAATGGCGGCCTGCTTCCTGATCGCGTTGCTGCACTACGGGGACGCAGCGGATGCCCCCGAGCGGCGCGCGCGGGGCTGGGGTGCCGCGTTGGCCGGATTTCTCGTCCTCGACGCGCTGGTTGCGCTGGTGGCGGTCTCGCCCTGGCGCGCAGCGCCCGCGCTGCGTCTGACGCTGGAATACCTGGCCATCGCCATGTATGTCGCGGGCGTTGGCTGGATGCTGCTGCGCCGCGTGCGCGGCTCGCTCATGGGGCTGTATGCCATCGCCATGCTCTGGTTTGCGCAGTCATCCTGGGCCTTCACCCTGGGCCTGCCCTGGAATCACCAGTGGTGGCTGGCGCATCTCGTCTTCGCTGCGGGCTTTCTTCTGCTCAGCTACGGCGTGGTCCAGGCCTACCTCACCACCGGCTCCTTTACCCGTATCTACTCCCAGGCCGAGTTGATGGCGCAGATCCTGGCCCAGAAACGGCGCGCGGAGCGGGCCATGGTCGAGTTGCAGCAGGCCAACTCGGATCTGACCCGACTGGCCGCCACGGATGCGCTGACCGGCGCGGCCAATCGCCGTGAATTCATGTCCCGGCTTGAACAGGAGGCGGCCCGTGCCCGCAGAGGGGAGCAGACCCTGTCGCTGCTCATGTTCGATCTGGATCACTTCAAGGTGGTCAATGACGAGCACGGGCATCAGGCCGGTGACGAGGTGCTGAAGGTCGTCGCCGACCTGGCCCGGGAGGTGCTGCGCCCGAGCGACGTGCTGGGCCGGCTGGGAGGCGAGGAATTCGCCGTGCTGCTGCCCGCCGCGGAACTGGATCTGGCCTGCCAGGTCGCGGAGCGGCTGCGTCAACGGCTGGAGCGTGAGGTCATCCGGGTCGGGGATGCGCAGGTGCGCATCACCCTGAGTGTCGGCGTGGATCAGTTATGCCCGGACGCAGACAGCGTCCGGGATCTGATTCAGCGTACCGATACCCGGCTGTACCGGGCCAAGGAGGCCGGACGCAACCGCGTTGAACCGGAGCCGGGCGGGGGACGGGGCGACTAGCGCTGTTCCGGCGGCAGGGCCATCTTGCCCAGCCGGGACATGGCTTCACGGCGTTCCCGGGCCAGCCGGCGGGTCTGGCCCACGCCGGGCTTGAGTTCCTGCGCCGCGGCGATGGCCTCGTAGAAGCTGGCCGCCTTGCGCGCCTGCTCGGGTGCCGAGGCGAACTGCGGACGGTGGGGTTCGAGGATTTCATCCTTCATGGGCATGCCCTCCAGGAGCAAAGCGGGTATGCGGGAAGGGTAACGGGCGTGGCGGCCGCGGGTAAGCGATAATTTCCGATATCAGCTATCGGTCTCGCCCGCGGTGTCGCCCGGATGGATCCAGTACACCAGGCGTGCCTGCGGCCGCAGCTTCTCCGCGCAGAGCCGGATGGCGTGTTCCGGGTTGGCGGCGTGGCAGTCCAGGATCCGGTCCATGACCCGGTCGGCGCCCTGGCGGGTGTACTGCGTGCGTCCCCAGGTGCGCCACAGCGAACGGGGCAGGGTGTCGGGGGCGCGGTGCTCGATGCGCACGATCCAGTCGCCCTGCAGGTGGTCGCGCAGGAGGGTGCTGACCTCCTCGAGGTGCGGCAGGTGAATGGCGGGACTGATGGTTGGCGCTGGCTGCATGGGTCAATCCTCGTGTTTGGTGCGGCTCGAAGAATAATCACACTTTATGTCTGAGTATTTCACTAAGGTATTGACCCGGATTATGCCGCCAGCCGCCGGAGAGACCCATCGAAGCTTTCGATGCGCCGGATCGGAAAGCAAACAAATGCTGAAGACCGGGGGAGAGTGGATAAACACTATTAATGGTTATGCAGGAATGGCATAGAGCATGATCTATCACTGGCTGGCGGATCTGGTCCTGTTCGCGCACCTGCTCTTCATCCTGTTCGTGCTGCTGGGCGGGGGGCTGGCGCTGCGCTGGCCCGGTATCGTCTGGCTGCATCTGCCCGCCGCGGTCTGGGGGGCGCTGGTCGAGATCTTCGCCTGGCCCTGCCCGCTGACCCCGCTGGAGAATGCGCTGCGCGCCCGGGCGGGTGAGACGGGCTATGCCGGCGGTTTCATCGAGCATTACCTGCAGCCCCTCATCTATCCCGGCTGGCTGACGGCGGATATCGGCCTGGTGCTCGGCGCTGGAGTGATCGTGGTCAACCTGTTCATCTACGCAGTGGTGATCGCAGCGTCGCGTCGCCGGGCCTAGACCGGTCGCGCCCGGCACTGCAGCCGCTTTCTGTTCGGCTGCGGTCAATCACCCCGCCGAATGTGGTTGACCCCCGACCGCGTCATGTTATGTTCGTTCTTACCCAATCGTTTTCGAGGAGACGCACGACATGTTTGATGCCATCAAGATCCCGGGCGGTCATGTGATGCTGTACAACGTGGTCAAGCTCAAGCCCGAATATACCGTGGAGGACGTCGAACTGGCGCTCGGGGAGATGTGCGAGGTGGTCAAGGAGACCTATCCCGAGTTCTATGGCGGCATCGTCTACCAGTCCGCCGGCTTCGTCTCCGAGGAAGGCAGCGTGGATCCGGAGTCGCAGCCCGACCAGGAAGCGCACATCGCGATCCTGACCTTCTGGGAATCGTTCGAGGCCCATGAGCGTTCGCACGCCGATGCAGCCTTCAAGGAGAAGTTCACCGGCCTGCTGGAATACTGCAGCGATGCCTACGAGATCGGCTACAACCTGCTCTGGCAGGGACAGAAATAAAAATCCGCCGGGAGACGTGCCGGGTGCTCAGTCCGGCGCGTTCTCCAGTTGTTGCACCGTGACTTCCATGTCACTGAACCTGGCCGGCGGGCCGAACTGGGTGTAGATGGCCACGTCGGCGGCATCGCGGCCATAGGCCACGGCCAGGCGCGCGCCATCATGCAGGCTGCTGCAGCTGGGGTCGAAGGTATGCCAGCGGTTACCGATATAGGCCTCGAACCAGCTGTGCATATCCATGGGGTCGAGCTCATGCAGATAGCCGACCACCATGCGTGCCGGAATACTCAGTGCCCGGCACAGGGCGATGCCCAGGTGTGACAGGTCACGGCACACTCCCTGCCCCTGCAGATTCACCTCCACTGCAGAGATCGGAAACGCGCTCGTGCCGGGTGCGTAGCGGATACTGCTGCGGATCCAGTCGCTGATGCCGGCCACCTGAGGATAGCCGAGCGGCAGGCCCGCCACGATTTCCCGCGCCATGTTGCCGAAGCGGTCGGATTCGCAGTAGCGGCTCGGCAGCAGATACATCATGGCCGTATCCGGCAGGTCCGGGATGTCGACGAAGCCGCCGACCGGCGCCTGGTCTGGACTGACATTCAGGATCGCGACAGCCGAGGTGCGGACCTGAAATTCTCCCGCCGGTGCGATCAGGCGCTGGCACAGGTTGCCGAAGATGTCCGTATATTCCTGCACCGGCACATTGGGTATCAGACTGTAACTCTCCCGCGCAATCCACTGCCGCGCGCTGCTGCGCGCCCGGAGCATGAGTATCAGGGGGGTGGGAACCTCGAGCCTGAACTCGAGATTGCATGTGGTGCGTATCCACATTTAACCGGTGCTGTCCTTTCTCCGAGGTTCGTTTGTCGCCTACTCGGCCGACATGTAAGCCTTGGCCTCCTCGCCGGGATCGGGCAGGCCGGCGATACGCCATGCGTTCAGGCAGTTGTGGAACAGGTCGTGGCAGCACCACTCATCCAGTTCCAGATCGTGGCAGATCAGTCCCGCCGGCGGCGGTACCCGGTATTTTCCGTAGTAGTTGCGCAGGGAATCGATGAAGGCCCAGTGCAGGTCGGTCAGGTGTGGAATGGCCTCC
This sequence is a window from Thiohalobacter thiocyanaticus. Protein-coding genes within it:
- a CDS encoding phosphate/phosphite/phosphonate ABC transporter substrate-binding protein; translated protein: MCMLLGACDRPGQPGYEPDYGSEPEAVRPEYLFGVHPQRNPAKLHAVFGPLVEYLNARIPEVRFVFEASRHYDSFDEKIAARHFAFLLPNPYETLLAIDQGYRVFAKMGRDTDLRGLILVRRDSDIREVADLRGRTVSFPAPTALAATMLPQYFLYNRGLDPHRDIEVRYVGSMESSLLNIQRGNVAAGTVYPPAWRMFLKERPDLADDLMILWETEFLPDNSVMARDDVPPELVARVAQALLAMQEEPAGREVLASMDTPRFEAADNATYDPVRDFMQRYREAFGSQE
- a CDS encoding WD40 repeat domain-containing protein, whose amino-acid sequence is MRITSNWRALLIPVLSLALAGCMAGVFSSNAGIPATVIHAGVHSGGSALAFNPDETLLASGGWAGRLHLWSLPRGTRRASWQAHAGSINGLAFLRDGAMLVSAGYDGRILVWDLQAGSHRAWHTESPVTSLAVDAARGLLASGHDDGRVTLWRIRDGRSLEREGQRRLHSRRVRGLAWHPVRLELATSGSDGRVMLWRLPGDVVELPPPSTYSRSLAYSRDGRALFGSGWFRLFRWELEGRTLRELPTAHRGIINSIGFGGEDRYLASISRQTDSAVYFLDPETGAVIKRFQRHELCGGFVAVSPYGRYLATTSDDASVRIWDLRQAPQSAGGRGD
- a CDS encoding putative bifunctional diguanylate cyclase/phosphodiesterase, encoding MRRFWSRSIRRQLMLGIALVHAVLMSIFVLDLVERQRQFLAEQSIAQASGLAKTLAANSASWVLSSDLEGLNEVLQSQASYPGLRYAMVVRPHGRVVAHTDRSKAGLYLQDRLSRSLFDDRPEPRLLLANRELVDTAYPIVANGELVGWARVGISQSAITAGLWGITRDGILYTLVAILVGSVFAFLMARGLTQGLQRLVVVADGIREGRRDMRAESARQDEIGQLAKNLNQMLDALAQRERDLSAAQADVQHLATRDTLTQLPNRLLLMDRLGQAILTAQREHHTLALLVIDLDRFKTINDSLGHHIGDQLIQQVAGRLSNCIGAGDTLARLGGDEFVVVRSEIAQPGEAGHLAQRINEELRQPYWIEGHELNSSCSIGISIYPDDGNDAQTLLRNADTAMYHAKEGGRGDFEFFSSDMNRRAVQRLKLENELRNALLRDEFRLLYQPQVDMRSGQVVGAESLIRWHHPEMGIVAPTDFIPVAEDTGLIRDIGAWVLREACRQQLRWCAAGLPPLRIAVNLSVRQVEPGLVDLVSRVLSDTGLDARYLDLEITESLLMHNLNANIAVLRQVSACGAQISMDDFGTGYSSLSSLKLFPVQTLKIDRSFVRDLVDDQDDANIVRSIVAMAHSLGLRIIAEGVENEDQLGYLRELGCDEYQGYLFSRPVTAAEFQTLFAGRAEGSA
- a CDS encoding PEP-CTERM sorting domain-containing protein, with product MRPRTGATAAGRCLLCAAVLAGLASYSTLSQAAFILEIDTDGLDDGAVNYNSGFSYGGDTTTASSSVSSAAYGASGGDSIFGGDGVFDPDTYLYSYTPGTTPDNLVIPAGTDLGGGYLASGLVGGGAGTYRVYATWPFTTNVSGGDTRYTISTSGAPDLVVELDQNNLGDEWIFLGDISYTDLLAPITVTQQSQSNTFVSMRAYGLLFEQITPRSTIPEPTTFALFGLGLLALAFRQRGRLRG